The DNA window CTGCTGTTCGTCGTCGACGCGTCGTCGCCGTTCACCTCCAGCGAGCTGCAGTTCCTGCGCAACATGGGCGAACGCGTCGAGACGGTGCTGTTCGCGCTCACCAAGACCGACCAGTTCCGCGGCTGGCGCCAGGTGCTCGAAGCCGATCAGGAACTGCTCGCCGAGCACGCGCCCCGGTTCGCGGGCGCGGTCTTCCACCCGGTGTCGGCCCGCATGTTCGAAATGGCGTCGAAGGCGCCGAACGAGCAGGCCGCGGGAATGCTGCGAGAACGCTCCGGGGTGATCGGACTCCAAGCCGCGGTGCAGGAACTGGTGGTGGGCCGGTCGGTGATGCTCGGCGAGGCGAACACGCTGCGCGCGCTGTCCAGCGCGTTCGGCGAGCAGACGGCGAAGTTTCAAGCGGAGCGGCGTGCGCTTTCGGCGGGCGAGGCGGAGGCCGAATCGCTGCGCGAGCGCCGTGATCAGCTCGCCGCGGAGCGCCGGTCGTCGACCAGGGGCTGGCAGTTGAAGCTGCGCGGCGAGGTCCAGCGCACCCGGGTCGAGATCGGGCACGAGGCGTCGCGGCAGATGCGGGACGCGCAGGCGCACTTCCGCCAGCAGATCGACGCCGCGAAGCGCGAACAGCTCGCGGAGTTGCCGCAGCAGGTCGACATCGCGTTGCAGACCGTGTCGCAGCGGGTGTCCGCCCAGCTCGCGGAACGGCTGAACCGGGTCACCAACGTCGCATTGGCCGAGCTGTTCTCGGCCGAGGAGCTGGACGTGATCCGCGCGCAGTTCGCGCGGGGCGACGGCCCGCCGGTGGTGCTGCGCCCGCCGGACAAGCGGCCGCCGACGGCGGAGGACAAGCTGCTGGTGTTCATGGGCATCTCCGGTGGCGTCGGCGCGGGCAAGATCGCCGCGCTGCCGCTCGCCGGGGTCGCGATCCTGAACCCGGTGGTGCTGCCCGCGACCATCGTGATCGGGCTCGGCGCGGGCTGGTGGATGGCGCGCACCCGCAAGCACGCCGCCGACAAGCAGCACATGAAGCAGTGGCTCGTCGAGTCCATCGCGGACGCCAGGTCCACTTTGGACCAGCTCGTCGCCGAGCAGCTGATCGAGGCGGAGCAACAGCTCTCGCTGGCGCTCGACGACGCGCTCGCCCGCCGCATCGAAGCGATCGAGGGCGAGCTCAAGGAAGTCGACAAGACGATCAAGATGGACGCGCAGGAGCGCGCGAAGAAGCTGACCGTGGTGGTCAAGCGGTTGAAGGACGTTTCCGAGGCCAGGGACCGGGCCGAAGCGTTCCTCGCGAAGATCCGCACGGTGCGCGATCAGGGGTGACACATGAGCTATCCACCACCGCAGCAGCAGCCCTACGGGTACGGGCCGCGGTATCCGCAGCCGAGGAAGTCGAAGACGGGGTTGATCGTCGGGCTGGCGATCGGCGGCGTGGTGCTCGTCGGTGGCGGTGTCACCGCGGCGGTCCTGCTCACCGCGGGGTCCGAACCGCCGGATCCGCTCCCGGTGGCGCAGCAGTTCTCCGACGGGGTGACGAAGCGCGACCCGAACCTGGTCGCCTCCGTGCTGTGCGATCCGCCGTCGCAGAGCGAGGTCGGCCAGTGGGTCCGGTCGTGGAACGAAGACGGCATCGTGGCGGGCGCCGTGGAGCTGCATTCGAAGCGGGACGAGTCGGCGGGTGTGCTGGTGAACGTCAGCCAGCGCGCGGGCACGGCGCGGGATCGCAAGTACATGTTGACGCTGGTCTGGAAGGAAGACCGGTGGTGCCACGACGGCATGCTGAGCGCCACCGGTCTGCCGACCTGACCGGCCGGACTGGGGAGCGCGCGTGAACTATCCGCAGCAGGGCCCGTACGGGCACGGCTATCCGCAGCAGCAGCCGTACGGCTACGGGCCTCCGGGTTATGGGCCGAGGAAGTCGAAGACGGGGTTGATCGTCGGGCTGGCGATCGGCGGCGTGGTGCTCGTCGGTGGCGGTGTCACCGCGGCGATCCTGCTCACCGCCGAGTCGGATCCGACCGATCCGGTCCCGGTCGGGCAGGCCTATGCCGACGCCTTCAACAAGCGCGACGTGGACACCATGGCGTCGTTGCAGTGCAAACCGGACCCGACCGAGGACCGGCAGAAGTGGTTCAACCAGATGAACCAGGACAACGTGCGCATCGGCGAGGTCAAGAAGTTCAACGGTTCCGGCGATTTCGCGAGCATCGAAATGCAGGTCACGCAGCAGACCTCCGGCGGCGAGTACGCCGGCGGCCCGCCGTACCAGAAGATCCTCACGCTGAAGTGGAAGGAGGATCGCTGGTGCCACGACGAGTCGATGAACATGTACGGCCTGCCCTGAGCGCGCACCCGGTTGTGCCTCGGAACCGAACCGGCCTACGGTGAGTCTGAGCTGTTGAGAACAGACAGTCGGTGAGAAAAGAGGGGATCCCCGTGTGGGTCGACGACACTGGCGGCGGCGCGGACACCACTGACGGCCAGCCGGAAGGCGAGATGGCCATCTCGGTCGACGGGCACGAGTACGCCGGCGAGGTGAACTACGACGCCAACCACGACGGCGTCGACGACACCGTCCGCATCGAGAACGCCGACGGCACGATGACCGGCTACGTCGACACCGACCACGACGGTCACGCCGACATGTACCTGCACACCGACGCCCAGGGCAACATCGTCGACCGCGCGACGTTCGACGCGGCCTCCGGTTCGTGGGTCGACGCCGGCGGCGGGCACGACACGGGCGGCGGCAACTCGGATGCCGGATCGCACGGGCAGATGACGGCCGACATGCCCAACGGCGAGATCGCGGTCGGCCCGGCCACGCAGGACACCGACCACGACGGCACCAACGACACCGCGATCCTCACCGACGAGCAAGGCAACACCCGCATGTTCACCGACACCGACGGTGACGGCAAGGCCGATATCCAGGTGGTCGTCGACCAGCAGGGGCACTCCACCACCTACCACCACACCGGCCCCGGCCAGTGGACCGAGGACTCGGGCTCCGGTAACGGCGTCGCCCAGTCCGTCCCGGCCGACAGCGACCAGGCGTGGGGCGGCGGCCAGGAACCCGTCGAAGGGGTCGCGCGGATCGACTCGGTGACCGGCCAGTGGATCAGCCAGAACTGACCTGACATTCCGGACGAACCCGGTGCGGCCCACGCCGCGCCGGGTTTTTTCGCGCCACCCGACAGCCCCCCCGAGCGAAACCCACCTTGGTCATCCCCCACCCGATCCCGGGGGGCGTCCCCAGCCCAGTTTACCGGGGGTCGGGGGTGGATGGGGCCGGGAAGGCGAGTTGTCCACAGGGTGCCGGTAGGTGTGGACAACGGGTTTCGGCACGCGTGCCCGTACCTGAACAACTGGTGTCGCGGGCACGCTCCGCAGCGGGGCGCCGAGGTGGCCGCAAAGCTCGCAGGTGTTGCGAATCGGTACCAGCCGGACAGCGGGCACAGCCCCGTTCAGGGCGCTGACCTCGGGCTTGATCCGCCTTCTGGGTGACCTGCGCCATGGCCGGAAACAGGAAAGTCTTTCTCTCTGGCCCGATTCAGCCGGATCTGAATCGATTCCCTTATCGTTCTTGTGAGAGAACCGACAGGCCAGCTCTCGGTTACCTGCCAGTCACCCGGCTACCCTCATGGAATCCCCAAACCCAGCACACCGGTTTTCCACCGGTGTGCGAAGCCATTCGGTCGCCGGCAATGGAGCCCGCACCTGAACAGTGTTGTTCGGTGTGGGCTCTTGTCGTCGAAGTCAGGAGAAGAGATGACTGCAGTAGCCATCCCCGGTCTGGACAACGCGCCGACGACGCACAGTGGCGTGCTGTCCTGGGTTCGGGAGGTCGCTGAGCTGACCACCCCGGACCGAGTGGTGTGGGTGGACGGTTCCGACGAAGAGGCCGCACGGATCAACGCCGAACTCGTGGAAGCGGGCACGTTCGTGCCGCTGAAGTCGAAGCCCAACTCGTTCTGGGCCGCATCCGATCCGAACGACGTCGCGCGGGTCGAGGACCGCACCTTCATCTGCTCCCGTGAGGAGGGCGACGCGGGTCCCACCAACCACTGGATGGACCCGGTCGAGATGAAGGCGACCATGACCGAGCTGTACCGCGGCTGTATGCGTGGCCGCACGATGTACGTGATCCCGTTCTGCATGGGCCCGCTCGGTGACGAGAACCCGAAGCTCGGCGTCGAGATCACCGACTTCGCCTACGTCGTGGCTTCGATGCGGGTGATGACCCGCGCGGGGAAGGCCGCACTCGACAAGTTCGTCAAGCCGGATGGGACCGAGGCCCCGTTCGTGCCGGCGCTGCACTCGGTCGGCGCGCCGCTCGAGCCGGGTGAGAAGGACGTTCCCTGGCCCTGCAACACGACCAAGTACATCAGCCACTTCCCCGAAGAGCGTCTGATTTGGAGCTACGGTTCCGGCTACGGCGGCAACTCGTTGCTGGGGAAGAAGTGCTACTCGCTGCGCATCGGTTCGGCGATCGCCCGTGACGAGGGCTGGCTCGCCGAGCACATGCTGATCCTGAAGCTGATCTCGCCGGAGGACAAGGTCCACTACGTCGCGGCCGCGTTCCCCAGCGCCTGCGGCAAGACCAACCTGGCGATGCTCCAGCCGACCATTCCGGGCTGGCGCGCGGAAACCCTCGGCGACGACATCGCGTGGATGCGGTTCGGCGAGGACGGCCGCCTGTACGCGGTGAACCCCGAGTTCGGCTTCTTCGGTGTCGCGCCGGGCACCGACTGGCACACCAACCCGAACGCGATGCGCACCATCGAACAGGGCAACACGGTGTTCACCAACGTCGCGCTCACCGACGACGGCGACATCTGGTGGGAGGGCATGGAAAACCAGCCCTCGCACGCCACCTCCTGGAAGAAGGAGGACTGGACGCCCGACTCGGACGAGAAGGCGGCGCACCCGAACTCGCGCTACTGCACGCCGATGTCGCAGTGCCCGATCCTCGCGCCGGAATGGGACGACCCGAAGGGCGTGCCGATCTCGGCGATCCTGTTCGGTGGCCGCCGCAAGACCACGGTCCCGCTGGTCAACGAGGCCCGCGACTGGCAGCACGGCGTTTTCATGGGTGCCACCATGTCGTCGGAGACCACCGCCGCCGCGGTGGGCGCGGTCGGCAACGTCCGCCGCGACCCGATGGCGATGCTGCCGTTCCTCGGCTACCACGCCGGTGACTACTTCAAGCACTGGCTCGACCTCGGCAAGAACGCCGACGCCGACAAGCTGCCGAAGATCTTCTACGTCAACTGGTTCCGCCGCGGCGAGGACAAGCGCTTCCTGTGGCCGGGATTCGGCGAGAACTCGCGCGTGCTGAAGTGGATCCTCGAGCGGGTCGAGGGCCGCGGCAACGCGACCGAGACGCCGATCGGCTTCCTGCCCAGCGCCGACGACCTCGACATCGAAGGCATCAAGGAGCCGCGGGAAGACGTCGACGCCGCGCTGGCGTTCAACGCCGAAGAGTGGCGCCAGGAGCTTCCGCTCATCGAGGAATGGTTCGAAAAGATCGGCGACCGCGTGCCGTCGAGCCTGCACGACGAGCTGGCCGCGCTGAGGGACCGCCTCGGCTGACATGAAAACGCGAACGGGGCCCCGGTACTCGCACCGGGGCCCCGATTCGTCTTAGTTGTCCACACTCGACACTCCCTGTGGACAACTCGCCTTCCCGTCCCCATCCACCCCCGCCCCCCGGTAAACTGGGCTGGGGCCGCCCCCCGGGATCGGGTGGGGGATGACCAAGGTGTGTGCGATCGGCGGTCCGCGGACGGTTGTGCTGGCGGGGCCGCGGCGGTGCCGTTTCTCGGTATGTTGAGGGACATGGCTACTGGGGAATTCCGCTTCGGCGTCAACATGACCGCGTCATCCGGGCGGCAGGCCTGGGTCGACAAGTGCCGCCGCGCCGAGGAACTCGGGTTCGACGTGGTGGCGGTGCCCGACCACCTCGGCATGGTGTCGCCGTTCCCGGCGCTCGTGCTCGCCGCCGAGGCCACCGAGCGGGTCCGGGTCGGCACCTTCGTGATCAACGCGCCGTTCTTCAACCCGACCCTGCTCGCGCGGGACATCGTCGGCACCGACCTGTGCACCGACGGCAGGCTCGAAATCGGCCTCGGTGCCGGATACGTGAAAGCCGAGTTCGACAAGGCGGGCCTGCCGTTCGAATCGCCGGGCAAACGCGTCGACCACCTCGAGCGCACCATCGACGAGCTCGCCCGCTTCGCCGCCGACGAGACCGAGCCGAACCCGGCGCAGAACCCGATCCCCCTGCTCGTCGCGGGCAACGGGAACAGGGTGCTCGAACTCGCCGCCGAACGCGCCGACATCATCGGGTTCGCCGGCGCGGGCATCGGCCGCGACGGCACCCCGACCGTCTCCACCGCGGAAGACCTCGACGAACGGGTCGCCTACGTCCGCGGTGCCCTCGACGGACGCCAGGTCGAGTTCAACACCCTCGTCCAGCGCATGCGGATCACCGAAGACCGCGAAAGCGCGCTCGACGAGCTCGTCGACCTGTTCGGCGGCACCAAGACACGGACGGAAATCGACGCACTGCCGACCTTCTACGTCGGCACGGCCGACGAGATCGCGGACAAGCTGCGCGCGAACCGCGAACGCTTCGGGTTCACCTACGTCACCGTGCTCGAACCGGACCTCGACGCGCTCGGCCAGGTCATCCCCCTGCTGCGCTGACCAGTACGCTTGGCGCACATGGGGATTCGCGCACGCGG is part of the Amycolatopsis sp. CA-230715 genome and encodes:
- a CDS encoding dynamin family protein, with the protein product MSAPSIGLSLPAQVKQAREALLSTLREVDPQAAKWVSAQRDARGRKPSVVVVGETNRGKSSLVNAMLATPGLSPVDADVATATYLAFDHAEQWQAQACYPGQLAPVPIPLDELVRWVSASHELPEGQIPPRYVEVTGPVPLLERVSIVDTPGVGGLDSMHGELAMEAAANATALLFVVDASSPFTSSELQFLRNMGERVETVLFALTKTDQFRGWRQVLEADQELLAEHAPRFAGAVFHPVSARMFEMASKAPNEQAAGMLRERSGVIGLQAAVQELVVGRSVMLGEANTLRALSSAFGEQTAKFQAERRALSAGEAEAESLRERRDQLAAERRSSTRGWQLKLRGEVQRTRVEIGHEASRQMRDAQAHFRQQIDAAKREQLAELPQQVDIALQTVSQRVSAQLAERLNRVTNVALAELFSAEELDVIRAQFARGDGPPVVLRPPDKRPPTAEDKLLVFMGISGGVGAGKIAALPLAGVAILNPVVLPATIVIGLGAGWWMARTRKHAADKQHMKQWLVESIADARSTLDQLVAEQLIEAEQQLSLALDDALARRIEAIEGELKEVDKTIKMDAQERAKKLTVVVKRLKDVSEARDRAEAFLAKIRTVRDQG
- a CDS encoding DUF6802 family protein; this encodes MWVDDTGGGADTTDGQPEGEMAISVDGHEYAGEVNYDANHDGVDDTVRIENADGTMTGYVDTDHDGHADMYLHTDAQGNIVDRATFDAASGSWVDAGGGHDTGGGNSDAGSHGQMTADMPNGEIAVGPATQDTDHDGTNDTAILTDEQGNTRMFTDTDGDGKADIQVVVDQQGHSTTYHHTGPGQWTEDSGSGNGVAQSVPADSDQAWGGGQEPVEGVARIDSVTGQWISQN
- a CDS encoding phosphoenolpyruvate carboxykinase (GTP); the protein is MTAVAIPGLDNAPTTHSGVLSWVREVAELTTPDRVVWVDGSDEEAARINAELVEAGTFVPLKSKPNSFWAASDPNDVARVEDRTFICSREEGDAGPTNHWMDPVEMKATMTELYRGCMRGRTMYVIPFCMGPLGDENPKLGVEITDFAYVVASMRVMTRAGKAALDKFVKPDGTEAPFVPALHSVGAPLEPGEKDVPWPCNTTKYISHFPEERLIWSYGSGYGGNSLLGKKCYSLRIGSAIARDEGWLAEHMLILKLISPEDKVHYVAAAFPSACGKTNLAMLQPTIPGWRAETLGDDIAWMRFGEDGRLYAVNPEFGFFGVAPGTDWHTNPNAMRTIEQGNTVFTNVALTDDGDIWWEGMENQPSHATSWKKEDWTPDSDEKAAHPNSRYCTPMSQCPILAPEWDDPKGVPISAILFGGRRKTTVPLVNEARDWQHGVFMGATMSSETTAAAVGAVGNVRRDPMAMLPFLGYHAGDYFKHWLDLGKNADADKLPKIFYVNWFRRGEDKRFLWPGFGENSRVLKWILERVEGRGNATETPIGFLPSADDLDIEGIKEPREDVDAALAFNAEEWRQELPLIEEWFEKIGDRVPSSLHDELAALRDRLG
- a CDS encoding TIGR03621 family F420-dependent LLM class oxidoreductase, translating into MATGEFRFGVNMTASSGRQAWVDKCRRAEELGFDVVAVPDHLGMVSPFPALVLAAEATERVRVGTFVINAPFFNPTLLARDIVGTDLCTDGRLEIGLGAGYVKAEFDKAGLPFESPGKRVDHLERTIDELARFAADETEPNPAQNPIPLLVAGNGNRVLELAAERADIIGFAGAGIGRDGTPTVSTAEDLDERVAYVRGALDGRQVEFNTLVQRMRITEDRESALDELVDLFGGTKTRTEIDALPTFYVGTADEIADKLRANRERFGFTYVTVLEPDLDALGQVIPLLR